The Streptomyces sp. DH-12 genome has a window encoding:
- a CDS encoding MFS transporter — translation MTDNASEAGGIPGKRSLRPLSGVLAAMVVSLTGTRISVVALPWFVLVTTGSATQTGLVAFCEMAPYVVVKAFTGPLVDRIGPRAVSWTTDLASATAAAAVPLLHALDLLSFPLLLVLVALIGAARGPGDLAKEVMVPEAAERGRVPLERATGLAGVIERLASTVGLAVGGSLVALLGPLTGLAVNAGCFALGSVIIKLALPRGMGHAVEEAPSPARGTGPGYWRRFGEGFTFLRGEPLLLTVIVMCGITNLLDAAITSVLVPVWARESGNGPTVIGLMGSVMGAAAVGGSLIAAAVAHRLRRRVVVLAGFLLVGAPRFLILAFDAPLWAVLAVFAVSGFGGGFVTPVLGAVLVERVPRRMLGRVNALGDSLAWAGIPLGGLLAGAAVTAVGLVPVLLACGAAYFLTTNLAGLRPEWREIDRTRGRGVVKPHSKEDASQDSATVAT, via the coding sequence ATGACCGACAACGCCTCGGAGGCCGGCGGCATACCCGGCAAGAGGTCCTTACGGCCGCTGAGCGGGGTGCTGGCGGCCATGGTTGTGTCGCTGACCGGCACGCGGATCTCCGTTGTGGCACTGCCCTGGTTCGTCCTCGTCACGACCGGCAGCGCCACCCAGACCGGGCTGGTCGCCTTCTGCGAGATGGCGCCCTACGTGGTGGTCAAGGCGTTCACCGGGCCGCTGGTGGACCGGATCGGCCCGCGGGCCGTTTCCTGGACCACCGATCTGGCCAGCGCGACCGCCGCCGCCGCGGTCCCTCTGCTCCACGCCCTGGACCTGCTGTCCTTTCCCCTTCTGCTGGTTCTGGTCGCGCTGATCGGCGCGGCCCGGGGACCCGGCGACCTGGCCAAGGAGGTGATGGTCCCGGAGGCGGCCGAGCGCGGCCGAGTGCCGCTGGAGCGGGCCACCGGTCTGGCCGGTGTGATCGAGCGGCTCGCCTCCACCGTCGGCCTGGCGGTCGGCGGATCCCTGGTCGCGCTGCTCGGTCCCCTGACCGGACTCGCCGTCAACGCCGGTTGCTTCGCCCTCGGATCAGTGATCATCAAACTCGCGCTGCCTCGCGGCATGGGGCACGCGGTCGAGGAGGCCCCCTCGCCGGCCAGGGGAACGGGACCGGGCTACTGGCGGCGGTTCGGCGAGGGCTTCACCTTCCTGCGCGGCGAGCCGCTGCTGCTCACCGTCATCGTCATGTGCGGCATCACCAACCTGCTGGACGCGGCGATCACCTCGGTGCTCGTACCTGTCTGGGCCAGGGAGTCCGGCAACGGGCCGACCGTGATCGGCCTGATGGGCAGCGTGATGGGGGCCGCGGCGGTCGGCGGGAGCCTGATCGCCGCGGCGGTCGCGCACCGGCTGCGGCGGCGGGTGGTGGTTCTCGCCGGGTTCCTGCTGGTCGGGGCACCGAGGTTCCTGATCCTCGCCTTCGATGCTCCGTTGTGGGCGGTGCTGGCCGTCTTCGCGGTCAGTGGCTTCGGTGGCGGCTTCGTCACCCCAGTGCTGGGGGCCGTCCTCGTCGAGCGGGTGCCACGCCGGATGCTGGGCCGGGTCAACGCGCTCGGTGACTCGCTGGCCTGGGCCGGTATCCCCCTCGGCGGGCTGCTCGCAGGGGCGGCGGTGACCGCTGTCGGACTCGTGCCGGTGCTGCTCGCCTGCGGCGCCGCGTACTTCCTCACCACGAATCTGGCTGGACTGCGGCCGGAATGGCGCGAGATAGACCGTACGCGTGGGCGGGGCGTCGTGAAGCCGCATTCCAAGGAAGACGCCTCGCAAGACAGTGCGACTGTAGCGACATGA
- a CDS encoding Tn3 family transposase, whose translation MLGVGRAQKTIFVARYLRLRDLQREIGEGLNVMESSNGATSVIAYGKGGEIASNRRDEQEMFVLCLRILQSALVYVNTLMLQDVLGEPEWAELLTPADRRGLTPLFWSHVRPYGEVDLDMGTRLDLAAVKLPGPRVATDATDQQSSERA comes from the coding sequence ATGCTGGGGGTCGGCCGTGCTCAGAAGACCATCTTCGTGGCCCGCTACCTGCGGCTGCGGGACCTCCAGCGGGAGATCGGGGAGGGTCTGAACGTCATGGAGTCCTCCAACGGCGCCACCTCCGTGATCGCCTACGGCAAGGGCGGGGAGATCGCTTCGAACCGGCGCGACGAGCAGGAGATGTTCGTGCTGTGCCTGCGCATCCTCCAGTCCGCCCTGGTCTACGTGAATACCCTCATGCTCCAGGACGTCCTCGGCGAACCGGAGTGGGCCGAGCTTCTCACGCCTGCCGATCGGCGCGGCCTGACCCCGCTGTTCTGGTCCCATGTGCGACCGTACGGGGAGGTCGACCTCGACATGGGCACCCGCCTCGACCTTGCTGCGGTCAAACTTCCGGGCCCCCGGGTTGCGACGGACGCCACCGACCAGCAGTCATCTGAGCGTGCGTGA
- a CDS encoding endonuclease domain-containing protein, protein MSERVIPGRAGGLITLGTADVLWASLTADSAVPTVSAALTRPPSHAQAGYVLLGSCVVATVEAGGGRWNVPEAEVRRAAAELNAVKMDRRDLVRIGPFRDGAKQEHHEETLLRWRRRIARELQEQDEPERAGGRQCHLAGIDWRRILVEQTRDGAQRTWWLPRAVVRLLDAAEHTETRWLRAARTRQTGATVAEPPSRHRPARTADAPKTPSVDAPQTPSPDRPAAPLRPYNGELKGHLYSVLSRKPGISRKVAGWACAVCRTAPATVLDHCHEHGYVRAPLCHSCNTQERPDHLYSNDIRVADRYTRLFHTDAADWLRHWHRCPGCRARTTLPLPHLAAWTAHTACRPLRPTHRDPGSSRGRKPCGALRVSWTGSHHAPASCQFTVVVDLCPSGEHRVLAHVPYREAVERFGIWLAETVPAVAAEAGPDRLDDLPTQIRPVIADTSSEGQALF, encoded by the coding sequence ATGTCGGAGCGTGTCATCCCGGGACGTGCGGGCGGTCTGATCACTCTGGGCACCGCGGACGTCTTGTGGGCCAGTTTGACGGCCGACAGCGCGGTGCCGACGGTTTCAGCGGCGCTCACCCGTCCTCCTTCCCATGCTCAGGCGGGTTACGTCCTGCTCGGTAGCTGTGTGGTGGCGACGGTGGAGGCCGGCGGCGGCCGGTGGAATGTTCCGGAGGCTGAGGTGCGCCGGGCGGCAGCGGAACTGAACGCGGTGAAGATGGACCGCCGGGACCTGGTTCGCATCGGTCCGTTCCGTGACGGGGCGAAGCAGGAGCACCATGAGGAGACGCTGCTGCGATGGCGTCGGCGCATCGCCCGGGAGCTGCAGGAACAGGACGAACCAGAGCGGGCGGGCGGTCGTCAGTGCCATCTGGCGGGGATCGACTGGCGGCGGATACTCGTGGAGCAGACCCGAGACGGAGCGCAGCGTACATGGTGGCTGCCGCGTGCTGTGGTCAGACTGCTGGACGCGGCCGAGCACACCGAAACGCGGTGGCTGCGAGCCGCGCGGACCCGCCAGACAGGCGCAACCGTCGCCGAGCCGCCCTCCCGCCACCGGCCGGCCCGAACCGCCGACGCCCCGAAGACGCCGAGTGTCGACGCCCCGCAGACGCCGAGTCCCGACCGTCCGGCCGCCCCGCTGCGCCCGTACAACGGGGAGCTGAAAGGCCATCTGTACTCAGTACTCAGCAGGAAACCCGGCATCTCCCGCAAGGTGGCCGGGTGGGCGTGCGCCGTCTGCCGCACCGCGCCGGCCACCGTACTCGACCACTGCCACGAACACGGCTACGTCCGCGCCCCCCTCTGCCACTCCTGCAACACCCAGGAACGACCCGACCACCTCTACAGCAACGACATCCGCGTGGCCGACCGCTATACACGTCTCTTCCACACCGACGCCGCCGACTGGCTCCGCCACTGGCACCGCTGCCCCGGCTGCCGCGCCCGCACCACCCTGCCCCTGCCCCACCTTGCTGCATGGACCGCCCACACAGCCTGCCGGCCACTGCGTCCGACCCACCGCGACCCCGGCAGCTCCCGCGGGCGTAAACCCTGCGGCGCGCTGCGCGTGTCCTGGACCGGCAGCCACCACGCGCCCGCCTCCTGTCAGTTCACCGTCGTCGTCGACCTGTGCCCCTCCGGCGAGCACCGCGTCTTGGCGCACGTCCCCTACCGTGAAGCCGTCGAGCGGTTTGGCATCTGGCTGGCCGAGACCGTCCCTGCCGTGGCGGCCGAGGCCGGCCCCGACCGCCTGGACGACCTCCCCACCCAGATCCGGCCCGTCATCGCGGACACCAGCAGCGAGGGCCAGGCACTTTTCTGA